One genomic region from Melioribacteraceae bacterium encodes:
- a CDS encoding glycosyltransferase, translated as MNKEKHLFIYLRTGGGHLAPARSVAEYIKKYKGDEAETLLIDGFGESRKFARFVIEDGYRHLQSRAKWFYEFLYATHKFKTVSHISAYLVSINITKYLKKIIEDYRPDKIVIFHFFLIKPVYSTLKKLGMNLPVVTIVTDPYTAHPLWFLKKDQSFILFSNVLKQKCIESGIKPDNLKVFPFILGEKFKSPPGKNEIIDLKKKFGLNKNVVLILGGGDGIPNGFRIFNTLASGKGEYDLLMVCGRNNKLYERALNQKKMYPGRRIEVYGFVDFIHDLISVSDLVITKCGASTFMEILMCGRIPVVNSYIWEQEKGNVDFILENKLGIYEKNISKLAVIVTKLFENPGLLEYYSKNISLAGLQNGTSEVAEYLTGSQN; from the coding sequence ATGAATAAAGAAAAACATCTATTTATATATTTAAGAACAGGCGGAGGTCATTTAGCACCCGCACGCTCCGTTGCCGAATATATTAAAAAATATAAAGGCGACGAAGCCGAAACTCTTCTTATAGACGGATTCGGTGAAAGCAGAAAATTCGCCCGGTTTGTTATTGAGGACGGTTACCGTCACCTTCAGAGTAGAGCAAAGTGGTTCTATGAATTTCTTTATGCCACACATAAATTTAAAACCGTTTCGCATATCAGCGCTTACCTTGTATCGATAAATATTACCAAATATTTAAAAAAAATTATTGAAGACTACCGTCCCGATAAAATAGTTATTTTTCATTTCTTCCTGATTAAACCGGTCTATTCTACATTAAAAAAACTTGGAATGAATCTGCCCGTAGTAACTATTGTAACGGACCCTTATACAGCGCATCCATTATGGTTTTTAAAGAAAGATCAGAGTTTTATTCTTTTCAGTAATGTACTTAAACAGAAATGTATTGAATCCGGTATAAAACCGGACAATCTGAAAGTCTTTCCTTTTATACTTGGGGAGAAATTTAAATCCCCTCCCGGGAAGAATGAAATTATAGATCTTAAAAAGAAATTCGGACTGAATAAAAATGTGGTTCTTATTCTCGGCGGCGGCGATGGTATTCCTAACGGATTCCGGATTTTTAATACGCTTGCTTCAGGCAAAGGTGAATACGATCTGCTGATGGTATGCGGCCGGAATAATAAATTGTATGAACGTGCTCTTAATCAAAAAAAAATGTATCCCGGTAGAAGAATTGAAGTATACGGATTTGTCGATTTTATTCATGATCTGATTTCCGTCTCCGATCTGGTTATTACCAAATGCGGCGCTTCAACTTTTATGGAGATCCTGATGTGCGGAAGAATCCCGGTGGTCAATAGTTATATATGGGAACAGGAAAAAGGGAATGTCGATTTTATACTGGAAAACAAACTCGGTATTTACGAGAAAAACATAAGTAAGCTTGCGGTTATAGTGACTAAATTATTTGAAAATCCGGGATTGCTGGAATATTACTCAAAAAATATATCCCTCGCAGGACTCCAAAAC
- a CDS encoding Gfo/Idh/MocA family oxidoreductase: MKSIIRWGIIGCGDVTEIKSGPGFQKSSGSELVAVMRRTGTLAKDYAERHNVPKWYDNADKLINDPDVDAVYIATPPSSHKKFTLAAAAAGKPVYVEKPMALNYRECVEMIDACKNNKVPLFVAYYRRALPRFLKIKSLIDQKAIGEIRSVNIRFYQTPTEKDLTNGENWRVDPAIAGCGYFCDLGSHMIDLLQFYFGKIVSASGFHSNRAGLYSAEDTVNAIFSFENGLNGTAAWCFVADENTDQTEIIGSKGRIIYPTFSSDPVILVSGGKKEEIKIDNPEHVAQPLIQLIVDELLGKGKSPSNGKSAASTAWTMDKILGKL; this comes from the coding sequence ATGAAAAGTATTATAAGATGGGGAATTATTGGTTGCGGAGATGTAACCGAAATTAAGAGCGGACCCGGCTTTCAAAAATCTTCAGGTTCGGAGCTGGTTGCTGTTATGCGCCGTACCGGGACTCTCGCAAAAGATTATGCTGAAAGACATAACGTACCTAAGTGGTATGACAATGCTGATAAGTTAATTAATGATCCGGATGTTGACGCTGTTTATATTGCAACGCCCCCTTCATCTCACAAGAAATTTACACTCGCCGCTGCGGCTGCCGGTAAGCCTGTCTATGTTGAAAAACCGATGGCTCTTAACTACCGCGAATGTGTCGAAATGATAGATGCTTGTAAGAATAATAAAGTCCCCCTGTTTGTAGCTTATTACAGAAGAGCTTTACCAAGGTTCCTCAAGATTAAGTCGTTGATTGATCAGAAAGCAATAGGAGAAATCCGCTCTGTCAATATCAGATTCTATCAGACTCCTACGGAAAAAGATTTGACCAATGGTGAAAACTGGCGAGTAGATCCTGCAATAGCCGGATGCGGATACTTCTGCGATCTCGGCTCTCACATGATCGATCTTCTACAATTCTATTTCGGAAAGATTGTATCTGCTTCGGGTTTTCATTCAAACCGGGCCGGCTTATACAGTGCGGAGGATACTGTTAACGCCATCTTCAGTTTTGAAAACGGCTTAAACGGAACTGCAGCATGGTGTTTTGTCGCCGATGAAAATACCGATCAAACTGAAATTATCGGCTCGAAAGGTAGAATAATTTACCCAACCTTCAGCAGCGATCCGGTTATCCTGGTTTCGGGCGGTAAAAAGGAAGAGATAAAAATTGATAACCCGGAACACGTTGCCCAACCGCTTATTCAATTAATTGTTGATGAATTACTCGGCAAGGGTAAATCGCCAAGCAACGGTAAATCCGCCGCTTCAACCGCATGGACAATGGATAAAATTCTGGGAAAGCTTTAA
- a CDS encoding NAD-dependent epimerase/dehydratase family protein yields MTESNSKTAIVLGATGLIGRHLVNKLLDDSRYGTVKTFSRRSAGINHPKLEENIVDFSLIEQWGDKVSGDELYTALGTTIKKAGSKEKQYLVDYTFQYETAHAAAVNQVEKLLLVSSAGANRYSFNFYLRIKGLLESAVSEMPFKRIIIFQPSLLIGERETPRFTENMAGIIMNALLKYIPGIKKLRPIKAETVAEAMINAANDSTFERLLIFKSDQIFRIAE; encoded by the coding sequence ATGACGGAGTCGAACTCTAAAACAGCGATTGTTCTCGGGGCAACAGGATTAATCGGAAGACATCTTGTTAATAAATTACTGGATGACTCCCGCTACGGAACCGTGAAAACCTTTTCAAGAAGATCCGCGGGAATCAACCACCCTAAACTGGAAGAGAACATTGTCGACTTTAGTTTGATTGAACAATGGGGTGACAAAGTTTCCGGTGACGAATTATACACCGCACTCGGCACAACAATTAAGAAAGCCGGAAGTAAGGAGAAACAGTATCTTGTCGATTATACTTTCCAGTATGAAACAGCACATGCGGCTGCTGTAAATCAGGTTGAGAAATTACTCCTTGTTTCATCTGCAGGTGCCAACCGCTATTCATTCAATTTTTATCTAAGAATAAAGGGCTTACTAGAATCCGCAGTTTCCGAAATGCCATTTAAAAGAATAATTATCTTTCAACCATCACTGCTTATCGGTGAAAGGGAAACTCCCCGGTTTACAGAAAATATGGCCGGGATAATTATGAACGCTCTATTAAAGTATATTCCCGGAATTAAAAAGCTAAGACCGATTAAAGCTGAAACTGTTGCCGAAGCAATGATTAATGCCGCTAATGATTCAACCTTTGAGCGGCTGTTAATTTTCAAATCCGATCAAATATTTCGAATAGCAGAATGA
- a CDS encoding HAD family acid phosphatase, with translation MNRLIKSLLFISLLILIGCSGDSENRLLNLGAVKKVVQNYYESGQYDKDMKRIIDDAVEYFNRLTIPPEATVVFDIDETALSNYEHIKEIDFGYYYEIWLEWLKKSDATAIPQTKRFYNYLISKNIRIVFISGRNCDSYQATLDNLNQQGYTEFDTVIVRKENERDLTATEFKSSKRSELVSRGYKIIANIGDQLSDLAGGNSGFEIKLPNYIYLID, from the coding sequence ATGAATCGATTAATAAAATCATTGTTGTTTATTTCTCTTCTAATTCTCATCGGCTGTTCGGGCGATTCCGAAAACCGGCTGTTAAATCTTGGCGCTGTAAAAAAAGTTGTCCAGAATTATTATGAATCGGGTCAGTATGATAAAGATATGAAGAGAATTATTGATGATGCTGTTGAATATTTTAATAGGTTGACAATTCCGCCGGAAGCGACTGTCGTATTTGATATAGACGAAACAGCACTCTCTAATTATGAACATATTAAAGAGATTGACTTCGGTTATTATTATGAAATCTGGCTTGAATGGCTGAAGAAATCGGATGCGACTGCTATTCCACAGACAAAAAGATTTTACAATTATCTCATATCTAAAAATATCAGAATTGTTTTTATATCCGGAAGAAACTGCGATTCCTATCAGGCTACTTTAGATAATCTTAATCAGCAGGGCTATACCGAATTCGATACTGTTATTGTTCGAAAAGAAAACGAACGTGATTTGACGGCAACAGAATTCAAATCATCAAAAAGAAGCGAACTTGTATCCAGAGGATATAAAATAATTGCCAATATTGGCGATCAGCTGAGTGACCTTGCTGGGGGCAACTCCGGATTTGAAATTAAACTCCCTAATTATATTTACCTGATTGACTGA
- the hslU gene encoding ATP-dependent protease ATPase subunit HslU, with product MRKKKMDNGELMKNLTPTQIVRELDKYIIGQNDAKRAVAIALRNRWRRQQVEEGIKEEIMPNNIILIGPTGVGKTEIARRLAKLADAPFVKVEASKYTEVGYVGRDVESMIRDLTELAVSMVRTEKTSSVQEKAERMAEEKILDQLIPPVKKPSGNLNEEGESEEVQNEKTREWMREKLRKGELDDRMIEFDITSPAFGMQVLGPMGMDDMSMNLQEMFSSMIPKKKKKRKTAIKEARKIIAQEEAEKLIDMEAVQKEAVKRVQESGIVFVDEIDKIAGAKSQQGPDVSREGVQRDLLPIVEGSTVNTKYGPVKTDHILFIASGAFHVSKPSDLIPELQGRFPIRVELKSLTEEDFIKILTLPQNALLKQYTALLQTEGVEIKFDDGAIKEVARTAAIVNDQVENIGARRLHTILTTLLEDILFDVPDTMPSKEIKITGEMVNLKLDKIVKNRDLSKYIL from the coding sequence ATGAGGAAAAAAAAGATGGATAACGGCGAATTGATGAAGAACTTGACTCCTACTCAAATAGTAAGGGAACTTGATAAATATATTATCGGGCAGAACGATGCCAAACGCGCGGTCGCAATTGCACTTAGAAACAGGTGGAGACGCCAGCAGGTTGAAGAAGGCATTAAAGAAGAAATAATGCCGAACAATATTATTTTGATCGGGCCTACGGGAGTAGGTAAAACGGAGATTGCCCGCCGGCTTGCAAAACTTGCCGATGCACCGTTTGTAAAAGTTGAAGCTTCTAAATATACCGAGGTTGGATACGTTGGCCGCGACGTTGAATCGATGATACGCGATCTTACCGAACTGGCTGTAAGTATGGTCCGCACCGAAAAGACCTCCTCTGTTCAGGAGAAGGCCGAACGGATGGCCGAAGAAAAAATTCTCGACCAGTTGATTCCGCCTGTTAAAAAACCTTCCGGAAACCTTAATGAGGAAGGTGAGAGCGAGGAGGTTCAGAATGAGAAAACCCGTGAGTGGATGAGAGAAAAATTGCGCAAAGGTGAACTGGACGACCGGATGATAGAGTTCGATATCACTTCCCCTGCTTTCGGAATGCAGGTGCTCGGCCCTATGGGAATGGATGATATGTCTATGAATCTTCAGGAAATGTTCAGCAGCATGATTCCTAAGAAAAAGAAGAAAAGGAAAACCGCCATAAAAGAAGCACGGAAAATTATTGCACAGGAGGAAGCGGAAAAACTGATCGACATGGAGGCCGTTCAGAAAGAGGCCGTTAAGAGAGTTCAGGAGTCGGGAATAGTGTTTGTTGACGAGATCGATAAAATTGCAGGCGCTAAAAGTCAGCAGGGACCCGATGTTTCGCGCGAGGGTGTTCAAAGAGATCTTCTTCCTATTGTTGAAGGCTCAACTGTTAATACAAAGTATGGACCGGTAAAAACCGATCATATTCTTTTTATCGCATCGGGTGCCTTTCATGTTTCCAAACCGTCGGACCTTATACCGGAACTTCAGGGAAGGTTTCCGATCCGGGTTGAATTGAAAAGTCTTACAGAAGAAGACTTTATAAAAATTCTTACTCTGCCTCAAAACGCGCTCTTAAAACAGTATACCGCACTGCTTCAGACTGAAGGTGTGGAAATTAAATTTGATGATGGTGCCATTAAAGAGGTTGCGCGTACCGCGGCTATAGTTAATGACCAGGTTGAAAATATAGGCGCTCGCCGGCTTCACACAATACTGACTACTCTTCTGGAAGATATTCTTTTCGATGTTCCGGATACTATGCCCTCAAAAGAAATTAAGATTACTGGAGAAATGGTTAACCTTAAGCTGGATAAAATAGTTAAGAACAGGGATTTGAGTAAGTATATTTTGTAA
- the hslV gene encoding ATP-dependent protease subunit HslV yields the protein MKIRSTTILGIIKDGQAALGGDGQVTLGNTVMKHNSMKIRKLLNGKVICGFAGSTADAFTLLQRFEEKLEQYSGNVSRSVVELAKDWRTDKYLRRLEAMLAIISEEKAFIVSGTGDVIEPEDNIVAIGSGGMFALAAAKMLKKYSNLPAKEIVQEALKTAAEICIYTNEKITVEEISK from the coding sequence ATGAAAATAAGATCAACAACAATACTGGGAATAATTAAAGACGGACAAGCCGCACTTGGCGGAGACGGACAGGTTACACTCGGCAATACTGTAATGAAGCATAATTCGATGAAGATCAGAAAACTCCTGAACGGGAAAGTAATCTGCGGATTTGCCGGATCGACCGCCGATGCGTTCACGCTTCTTCAGCGCTTCGAAGAAAAACTTGAACAGTACAGCGGGAATGTCTCACGCTCAGTTGTAGAACTGGCAAAAGACTGGCGCACAGATAAGTATCTGAGACGTCTTGAAGCTATGCTTGCAATTATCTCCGAAGAAAAAGCTTTTATTGTCTCGGGCACAGGGGATGTAATAGAACCAGAGGATAATATTGTTGCTATCGGAAGCGGTGGTATGTTTGCTCTCGCAGCAGCTAAAATGCTCAAGAAATACAGCAACCTCCCGGCAAAGGAAATTGTTCAGGAGGCTCTAAAAACGGCGGCAGAGATCTGTATTTATACAAATGAAAAAATTACTGTGGAAGAGATTTCCAAATGA
- a CDS encoding isoprenylcysteine carboxylmethyltransferase family protein: MIVFDLIIIVFLFFLFALSHSWLASLKVKKNLVEKLGNRIALYRLFYNLSSLLLFAFFFLVSPRPDVNIYDLHYPYDIITFALQVLSFFGLIWSVSQTDLKEFAGISQVKRFMDGKYRTEDLDEKQVFRKSGAFRFVRHPVYLFSILFLGLRPSMDLFYFIMFICIVIYFYIGSVYEERKLIEIFGDEYREYQKRVPRLIPFAKSGRT; the protein is encoded by the coding sequence ATGATTGTTTTTGATTTAATAATTATTGTCTTTCTATTCTTCCTCTTTGCTCTATCTCATTCATGGCTGGCATCTCTGAAGGTTAAAAAAAATCTTGTTGAAAAACTCGGAAACCGGATTGCCTTGTACCGGCTCTTCTATAATCTGTCATCACTGCTTCTATTTGCTTTCTTCTTCCTTGTTTCTCCCCGTCCCGATGTTAACATATATGACTTACATTATCCTTATGATATTATTACATTTGCACTTCAGGTTCTTTCATTTTTTGGTTTGATATGGTCTGTAAGTCAAACAGACCTTAAGGAATTTGCGGGGATATCCCAGGTTAAAAGATTTATGGACGGGAAATACCGGACTGAGGATCTTGACGAGAAACAGGTTTTCAGAAAATCCGGTGCTTTCAGATTTGTCAGACATCCGGTTTATCTTTTCTCCATATTGTTCCTCGGATTAAGACCTTCTATGGATCTTTTTTATTTTATCATGTTCATCTGTATCGTAATCTATTTCTATATTGGATCGGTTTATGAAGAGAGGAAACTGATCGAAATCTTCGGAGATGAATACAGAGAATATCAAAAAAGAGTACCTAGATTAATCCCGTTTGCAAAATCCGGCAGAACCTGA
- the rpoN gene encoding RNA polymerase factor sigma-54 codes for MLSLHQRLALQQKLSPQQIQYQKLLQLNTLALEQRIKTELELNPILEETLEEEMTLDQLEENPDDQEESTSSEEEETYDSKDDEFELEDYMNEAEIDYEFERINRSNDEEKVHPIAPQRKSLRDNLIDQIHMLDLTEDQLIMGENIIGSLDRDGYFKSDLEKLVNEVNMFEGTEITVADGERILGMIQTLEPVGIGSRNLQECLLIQIKNSSFDPYYSYLAEKILSEHWEDFANKRYDSIQKNMDLSKETLRTTLDIIQKLNPKPGEGNIDSEEMNQITPDFIIEKVEDNYIVTLNDRSVPSVTISKTYLEMIDTNKRKRKISEREKETHKFLREKFESAKWFIASLQQRRHTLMKIMRSILEKQYNFFESGPKLLRPMIYKDIADEIGMDISTISRVVNGKYVQSPQGIHELKYFFSEGLSTDSGDEISNKHIKELIKEICDNEPKDNPYSDDKIAAILQEKGIHIARRTVAKYREQLLIPVARLRKQL; via the coding sequence ATGCTGTCATTACATCAAAGACTGGCTTTACAACAGAAATTGTCGCCTCAGCAGATTCAGTATCAGAAACTGCTGCAGTTGAATACACTAGCTCTTGAACAGAGAATTAAAACCGAGCTGGAACTGAATCCAATTCTGGAAGAAACGCTGGAAGAAGAGATGACCCTCGATCAGCTCGAGGAAAATCCGGACGATCAGGAAGAATCAACCTCTTCGGAAGAAGAGGAAACTTATGACAGCAAGGACGACGAATTTGAACTTGAAGATTATATGAACGAAGCGGAAATTGATTACGAGTTCGAGAGAATTAACCGCAGCAACGATGAGGAAAAAGTCCATCCCATCGCCCCTCAAAGAAAAAGTTTACGCGACAACCTGATAGATCAGATACATATGCTCGATCTTACGGAAGACCAGCTGATAATGGGCGAGAATATTATCGGCAGCCTCGATAGAGACGGATATTTTAAATCCGACCTTGAAAAGCTCGTTAATGAAGTTAACATGTTTGAAGGGACTGAAATTACGGTTGCAGACGGAGAACGGATTCTGGGGATGATTCAGACTCTGGAGCCCGTTGGTATAGGTTCGCGGAATCTCCAGGAGTGTCTTCTCATTCAAATAAAAAATTCCTCGTTCGATCCATACTATTCTTATCTGGCCGAGAAAATTCTTTCGGAACACTGGGAGGACTTTGCCAATAAACGTTATGATTCTATTCAGAAGAATATGGATCTTTCTAAAGAAACCTTAAGAACCACGCTCGATATAATTCAGAAACTGAATCCCAAACCCGGCGAAGGGAATATCGATTCTGAAGAGATGAACCAGATAACCCCCGATTTTATTATAGAGAAAGTTGAAGATAATTACATCGTAACTCTAAACGACCGCAGTGTTCCATCGGTAACAATAAGCAAAACATATCTGGAAATGATAGACACCAACAAACGGAAGAGAAAGATTTCTGAAAGGGAGAAAGAAACTCACAAATTCCTGAGGGAAAAATTTGAATCCGCTAAATGGTTTATCGCCTCACTGCAGCAGAGGAGGCATACGCTTATGAAAATTATGAGGTCGATTCTCGAAAAGCAGTATAACTTTTTCGAGAGCGGACCGAAGTTACTCCGTCCCATGATCTATAAGGATATTGCTGACGAGATAGGAATGGATATTTCTACTATCAGCCGTGTTGTTAACGGTAAGTATGTTCAAAGCCCGCAGGGTATTCACGAACTAAAATATTTCTTCAGCGAAGGACTTTCAACCGATAGCGGCGACGAGATCTCCAACAAACATATTAAAGAACTGATTAAAGAAATCTGCGATAACGAACCGAAGGACAATCCGTACAGCGACGATAAAATTGCAGCCATTCTTCAGGAAAAAGGGATCCATATCGCGCGTAGAACTGTTGCTAAATACAGGGAGCAGCTGCTCATTCCGGTTGCACGTCTCCGAAAACAACTATGA
- a CDS encoding DUF3109 family protein: MNPEFVEIDDVLINTEVFSIEFTCDLARCKGACCTMESEFGAPITEEEIEKIGSFLPAVMEYLPAEHREVIDKYGFWINKSDQLMTRSLNNRACVFVYYDGDVAKCGIEKAFIAGKIDFVKPVSCHLFPIRISKFGGDVIRFENYHECKPALEKGKKTGIKVIDFCRDALEREYGTEWFLKTKDSVNK, encoded by the coding sequence ATGAATCCGGAATTTGTTGAAATTGATGATGTGTTGATCAATACTGAAGTATTCAGCATTGAATTTACATGCGACCTTGCACGTTGTAAGGGTGCCTGCTGTACAATGGAAAGCGAGTTCGGTGCACCGATTACCGAAGAAGAAATAGAGAAAATAGGAAGTTTTCTCCCGGCTGTTATGGAATATCTTCCGGCCGAACATAGAGAGGTTATAGATAAATACGGTTTCTGGATCAATAAATCGGATCAGCTTATGACGCGCAGCCTGAATAACCGCGCCTGCGTGTTTGTATACTATGATGGTGATGTTGCTAAATGCGGAATTGAAAAAGCTTTTATTGCAGGCAAAATTGATTTTGTGAAACCGGTTTCGTGTCATCTCTTTCCAATTCGAATTTCGAAGTTCGGCGGAGATGTGATAAGGTTTGAAAATTATCACGAATGCAAACCGGCCCTTGAAAAAGGAAAAAAAACCGGAATTAAAGTAATCGATTTCTGCCGCGATGCTCTCGAAAGAGAATACGGCACTGAATGGTTTTTGAAAACTAAAGACTCGGTAAACAAGTAA
- a CDS encoding SDR family NAD(P)-dependent oxidoreductase, whose product MNLKGKTVLITGASSGIGKALAYSLSREGANLVLAARRIELLEQIKNQIPGNSPLLLLKCDVSKKEEVAESYKRIVERFGSVDIAILNAGAGHYMNAKNYNSAFAEEIYGANLFGVIYWIEQILPEFIKKGNGIIAGVSSLADNRGYSGSSFYSSSKAALTNYLEGLRIELSQYGIKVITIRPGFVETPMTGSNRFHMPFLLKAEKTAEIIIEGIKKGKRIIQFPRPMVWLTNIVGLLPGRLYEFLAEHQTKKSK is encoded by the coding sequence ATGAATCTAAAAGGAAAAACAGTACTGATTACCGGTGCTTCATCCGGTATCGGAAAAGCTTTAGCATATTCACTTTCCCGCGAAGGAGCTAATCTTGTTCTTGCAGCGAGAAGAATTGAATTGCTGGAGCAAATCAAAAATCAGATTCCCGGAAATTCTCCTTTACTTCTTCTGAAGTGCGATGTCTCTAAGAAAGAGGAGGTGGCAGAATCCTATAAAAGAATTGTCGAGCGCTTCGGATCTGTTGATATAGCAATTCTAAATGCCGGAGCCGGTCATTATATGAACGCAAAAAATTATAATTCCGCATTTGCCGAAGAGATTTACGGGGCAAATCTTTTCGGTGTAATTTACTGGATAGAACAGATACTGCCGGAATTCATTAAGAAAGGAAACGGAATTATTGCCGGTGTTTCCAGCCTGGCCGATAACCGAGGGTATTCAGGAAGCAGTTTTTATTCATCCAGCAAAGCCGCTTTGACAAATTATCTTGAAGGACTTAGAATCGAATTATCCCAGTATGGTATAAAGGTGATTACTATCAGACCCGGATTCGTTGAAACACCAATGACCGGCTCTAACAGATTTCATATGCCCTTTCTTCTGAAAGCCGAAAAAACCGCAGAGATCATAATTGAGGGAATTAAAAAAGGGAAACGTATAATTCAATTCCCCCGGCCGATGGTATGGCTTACAAATATTGTGGGTCTTTTACCAGGACGGTTGTATGAATTTTTAGCCGAACATCAAACAAAAAAAAGTAAATAG
- a CDS encoding alpha/beta fold hydrolase translates to MLILPIILFLSVSCRDEQPVEPEIESRGQLISSSSLGVYSTSFLQAFLNGLAGNLQFDDLLRYDVEVYKIVYRTREPNGNLVEASAALFIPKGKQIMSLVSLHHGTQTKRSNVASVNPFASPDGLIAASLGYYALVPDYLGLGVSNLIHPYHHQKSSAETVIDFIRAARSFAQRSNLKLNGQVFLAGYSEGGYVTLAAHKEIEINYRNEISVAASAPMAGAFDLTLTARSIIQKKVYNQPSFLAFFFAAYDKIYGWNRINQIFKPPYAERIPSLFDGTRSTSEISAQLTPNLDQLFHQNFIDGFLDGTESTLLAAFESNSLLNWTPTAPVRFYHGDNDEYVPYENSLNARDYFRSVGANAELVTIPGGTHATSVLPAIIGAVEWFESLRMNKQLQLMAEK, encoded by the coding sequence ATGCTGATACTTCCCATAATCTTATTCCTGTCGGTTTCATGCCGCGATGAACAGCCGGTTGAACCCGAAATTGAATCGCGCGGACAATTGATCAGCTCCTCTTCGCTGGGTGTATACAGCACTTCGTTTCTTCAGGCGTTTTTGAATGGCCTTGCCGGCAATCTTCAATTCGATGATTTACTGAGATACGATGTTGAAGTATACAAAATTGTCTACCGCACAAGGGAACCGAACGGTAATCTTGTTGAGGCATCGGCCGCTCTCTTTATTCCGAAAGGAAAACAAATAATGTCCCTCGTTAGCCTGCATCACGGCACCCAGACAAAGAGGTCGAATGTGGCCAGTGTAAATCCGTTTGCTTCTCCGGATGGATTAATAGCAGCATCTCTCGGATATTATGCGCTGGTACCCGATTACCTCGGACTAGGTGTGTCGAATTTAATTCATCCTTATCATCACCAGAAATCCTCGGCCGAAACAGTTATCGATTTCATAAGAGCGGCAAGATCTTTCGCGCAGAGATCGAATTTAAAATTGAACGGACAGGTTTTTCTAGCCGGCTATTCCGAAGGGGGATACGTTACTCTTGCAGCACATAAAGAGATTGAGATTAATTACCGGAATGAAATTTCAGTAGCTGCATCTGCTCCTATGGCCGGGGCCTTCGATCTGACTCTGACAGCCAGATCCATAATTCAAAAAAAGGTCTACAATCAACCTTCATTCCTCGCATTCTTCTTTGCGGCTTACGATAAAATCTACGGATGGAACCGGATCAATCAGATATTCAAACCTCCATACGCTGAACGGATACCGTCTCTATTCGATGGAACACGTTCAACATCCGAAATCAGCGCTCAGCTTACACCGAATCTGGATCAGCTCTTTCATCAAAACTTTATTGACGGTTTTTTAGACGGAACTGAATCAACCCTTCTTGCTGCGTTCGAATCGAACAGTCTGCTCAACTGGACTCCCACGGCACCGGTCCGTTTTTATCACGGCGATAACGATGAATACGTGCCGTATGAAAACTCTTTAAACGCAAGAGACTATTTCAGATCGGTCGGCGCAAATGCAGAGCTTGTTACTATTCCCGGCGGGACGCATGCAACATCGGTTCTTCCCGCAATAATTGGCGCGGTCGAATGGTTTGAATCACTACGAATGAACAAGCAATTGCAATTAATGGCTGAAAAATAG
- a CDS encoding TIGR03546 family protein — MFWLKILKDFLKIFRDGQTPAQIAGGFALGSILGLSPFFTLQGLLIWIIVAVLNVNLGAVFLALTLFSIIAFIFDPVFHWIGFQILTQTEWLSNIWTSLYNAPVAPLTNFNNTVVIGSFLCALIIAFPVYFGMKYLVIQYRKHLYSKIQQWKIYQIVKQSSLIRLYTRIRDLGGMQ, encoded by the coding sequence ATGTTCTGGTTAAAAATCCTAAAGGACTTCTTAAAAATTTTCAGGGATGGTCAGACACCCGCTCAAATAGCGGGCGGATTTGCGCTTGGATCTATTCTCGGACTTTCACCTTTCTTTACGCTTCAGGGATTGCTGATATGGATCATAGTTGCTGTCTTGAATGTAAACCTGGGTGCAGTCTTTCTTGCGTTAACATTATTCAGCATCATCGCTTTTATATTTGATCCTGTTTTTCACTGGATCGGTTTTCAGATCTTAACTCAAACCGAATGGCTGAGTAACATCTGGACATCACTTTATAATGCGCCGGTTGCGCCTCTCACAAATTTCAACAACACGGTTGTAATCGGTAGTTTTTTATGTGCGCTTATTATTGCCTTCCCTGTTTACTTCGGCATGAAATATCTGGTAATCCAGTACAGAAAACATCTCTATTCAAAAATTCAACAATGGAAAATCTACCAGATTGTAAAACAGAGCTCTTTAATAAGATTGTATACCCGGATTCGTGACTTAGGAGGTATGCAATGA